The following proteins are co-located in the Heteronotia binoei isolate CCM8104 ecotype False Entrance Well chromosome 21, APGP_CSIRO_Hbin_v1, whole genome shotgun sequence genome:
- the INAFM2 gene encoding putative transmembrane protein INAFM2, giving the protein MKEKEAGAGGERGKPATYTGDKKARMAAKTNKKWVRLATVLAYVLSVSLAAIVLAVYYSLIWQPVRGGGQQHAQPQPPGPTSPGPGSVAPGLHSERTTVPEEKPSPTAAAQPAPLGSSD; this is encoded by the coding sequence atgaaggagaaggaggcgggGGCGGGCGGGGAGCGGGGCAAGCCGGCCACCTACACCGGGGACAAGAAGGCGCGCATGGCGGCCAAGACCAACAAGAAGTGGGTGCGCCTGGCCACCGTGCTGGCCTACGTCCTCTCCGTCTCGCTGGCCGCCATCGTCCTGGCCGTCTACTACAGCCTCATCTGGCAGCCCGTGCGGGGCGGCGGACAGCAGCACGCCCAGCCGCAGCCCCCGGGGCCGACCAGCCCGGGCCCCGGCTCCGTGGCGCCTGGCCTCCACTCCGAGAGGACGACTGTGCCCGAGGAAAAACCCAGCCCGACGGCCGCGGCCCAGCCCGCCCCACTGGGCAGTAGCGACTGA